The following are encoded in a window of candidate division KSB1 bacterium genomic DNA:
- a CDS encoding RNA polymerase sigma factor has protein sequence MTLEEEKRIIQKAKKDPQSFGILFDEYYPKIFGYIHRRILDFELAKDIASEVFFKAFKHLGKFRWQGISISSWLYRIAGNEINYYFRRKRYDVRYFSELIEEYGLDWIDSQTANAEKKAVLQQMENYQDFQLIQSKMKLLQVKYQEVIALKYFEDKSIKEICEILGKKEGTIKSLLSRGLETLRNLME, from the coding sequence GTGACACTCGAAGAAGAAAAACGAATTATTCAAAAAGCCAAAAAAGATCCACAATCATTTGGAATACTGTTCGATGAGTATTATCCGAAAATCTTCGGCTATATCCATAGAAGAATTTTGGATTTTGAGTTGGCAAAAGATATAGCGTCGGAAGTTTTTTTTAAGGCATTCAAACATTTGGGGAAATTTCGCTGGCAAGGTATTTCAATTTCATCATGGTTGTATCGTATTGCCGGCAATGAAATCAACTATTATTTTCGGCGAAAACGTTATGATGTTCGCTATTTTAGCGAGCTCATAGAAGAATATGGGCTCGACTGGATTGATTCTCAAACGGCCAATGCAGAAAAAAAAGCAGTACTACAGCAAATGGAAAACTATCAGGATTTTCAACTCATTCAGTCAAAAATGAAATTGCTGCAAGTTAAATATCAAGAGGTTATAGCACTCAAGTATTTTGAGGATAAAAGCATCAAGGAGATTTGTGAAATACTTGGAAAAAAGGAAGGCACAATAAAATCGTTACTCTCCCGTGGATTGGAAACATTGCGTAACTTAATGGAATAG
- a CDS encoding YihY/virulence factor BrkB family protein, with the protein MAFSIFTCIIPFVLVLFSVLGTLLEIPSVEGQIRTFIKNAIPYPETSKLIQDFVFERIHEFKMLKTMAGYLGAIALLIAASGLFSSLRTILNSLYGFVRVKSAVVGKLRDIGMVFFVILFVLLTTILLPILDILDNSIESIPFLTTIQVGVIQRFFLSSLAIFVVFFILSLVYYFVPDSRLEKKVVFLSAFWFSLLWIAANKIFGYYITNFATLKNIYGAYVFLIVGIFWIYYSSAIFIIAAEIGQLFRERRAKISDRTVIAN; encoded by the coding sequence TTGGCCTTTTCGATTTTCACTTGTATCATTCCATTTGTGCTGGTTTTGTTTTCTGTCCTGGGAACCTTACTGGAAATACCCTCGGTAGAGGGGCAGATTAGAACGTTCATAAAGAATGCCATACCCTACCCGGAAACCTCAAAATTGATTCAGGATTTCGTATTCGAGAGAATACATGAGTTTAAAATGCTAAAGACGATGGCCGGTTATTTGGGGGCGATCGCGCTTTTAATCGCCGCAAGCGGACTCTTTAGCAGCCTGCGCACCATACTCAATTCACTGTACGGTTTTGTGCGGGTCAAATCAGCGGTTGTCGGCAAACTTAGAGACATCGGCATGGTATTCTTCGTCATTTTATTTGTTCTGCTCACGACGATTCTTTTACCTATTTTAGACATTTTAGATAACTCCATCGAGAGTATCCCCTTTCTAACCACCATTCAGGTTGGCGTCATACAAAGATTTTTCCTTTCATCGCTGGCAATATTCGTTGTGTTTTTTATCCTGAGCCTGGTTTATTATTTTGTGCCGGATTCCAGGTTAGAAAAAAAGGTTGTCTTTTTATCCGCCTTTTGGTTTTCCCTGCTTTGGATCGCAGCAAACAAGATTTTTGGCTACTACATTACAAATTTTGCTACCCTAAAAAATATTTATGGCGCTTATGTATTCCTGATTGTCGGTATTTTTTGGATTTATTACTCTTCGGCGATTTTTATCATTGCCGCTGAAATCGGCCAGTTGTTTAGAGAGCGCAGGGCTAAGATAAGTGACCGAACGGTAATCGCAAATTAA